The following are encoded together in the bacterium genome:
- a CDS encoding tetratricopeptide repeat protein, whose amino-acid sequence QGLGRWEEAVTHHKKAIAMNPGYLKFYNLGIAYGKMGNYKEAIEAFQSSIRWKPDYAESYYNLGVAYYKLMHWPDAIENLKLAVQKHPNHARAHLALGLAYLAKGERILARKQYEILRELDPELAKKMK is encoded by the coding sequence CAAGGATTGGGAAGATGGGAGGAAGCTGTCACTCATCACAAAAAAGCGATTGCGATGAATCCAGGATACTTGAAATTTTATAACCTCGGAATCGCGTATGGAAAAATGGGGAATTACAAGGAAGCAATCGAAGCTTTTCAGAGCTCGATCCGCTGGAAGCCGGATTATGCGGAAAGCTACTACAACCTGGGTGTTGCGTATTACAAACTGATGCACTGGCCTGACGCGATTGAAAATCTAAAACTTGCGGTTCAAAAACATCCGAATCATGCAAGAGCTCACCTCGCATTGGGATTGGCTTATCTCGCAAAGGGAGAGCGGATTCTCGCCCGCAAACAATATGAAATCCTGCGCGAACTCGACCCGGAATTGGCCAAGAAGATGAAGTAG